One genomic segment of Myxocyprinus asiaticus isolate MX2 ecotype Aquarium Trade chromosome 14, UBuf_Myxa_2, whole genome shotgun sequence includes these proteins:
- the LOC127451695 gene encoding nucleus accumbens-associated protein 1-like isoform X2, whose translation MAQTLQMAIPNFGNNVLECLNEQRLQGLYCDVSVVVKGHTFKAHRAVLAASSSYFRDLFNSSSGSKTPTVVELPPAVQPQSFQQILAFCYTGRLSMNVGDQFLLMYTAGFLQIQQIMEKGTEFFLKVSSPSCDSQGLHTEETPPSEPQSPVTQTAAGVAANGGSGVVATVTSRPASCLTPLPLVSRVKTEQPEASPYSVVCTPVAKRLWEGSNREGGGGSGGSGGGGMRKAARFSQEMARGSAIQQQGSMGLGMGLGMGTGGHGGSTNGNGNGTSSATPEGTSPGTLSAYASDSPISYHDDEEEEEVVDDGTEEQYRQICNMYTMYSMLNVGATGERVEALPDHSETRPRMRGRQDLASLPAELIAQIGNRCHPKLYEEGDPAEKLELVSGTSVYISRAQLMNCHVSAGTRHKVLLRRLLAAFFDRSTLANSCGTGIRSSTNDPSRKPLDSRVLHAVKFYCQNFATSFKESEMNAIAADMCTNARRVVRKSWIPKLKLLMAEGDAYANFLPDSIKMEADGLGAEPNFETASLEGGAVETGGSSGESLQGVGGESTLFQ comes from the exons ATGGCTCAGACCCTTCAGATGGCGATCCCAAACTTTGGCAACAATGTTTTGGAGTGTTTGAATGAGCAGCGCCTGCAGGGGCTGTACTGTGATGTGTCCGTGGTGGTAAAAGGCCACACCTTCAAAGCTCACCGTGCTGTGCTGGCGGCCAGCAGCTCCTACTTCCGAGACCTTTTCAACAGCAGCTCGGGCAGCAAGACCCCAACTGTGGTGGAGTTGCCCCCAGCAGTACAGCCCCAGAGCTTTCAGCAGATCCTGGCCTTCTGCTACACCGGCCGCCTCAGCATGAATGTAGGAGACCAGTTCCTGCTCATGTACACAGCTGGCTTTCTCCAGATCCAGCAGATTATGGAGAAGGGCACAGAGTTCTTCTTGAAGGTCAGCTCTCCTAGCTGTGACTCCCAGGGCCTCCATACTGAAGAGACACCTCCTTCAGAGCCTCAAAGCCCCGTAACCCAGACTGCTGCTGGAGTTGCGGCCAACGGAGGTAGTGGGGTGGTGGCTACAGTGACTAGTCGGCCTGCTTCCTGCTTGACCCCGCTGCCCTTGGTTTCTCGAGTGAAAACGGAGCAGCCGGAGGCTTCGCCCTACTCTGTGGTGTGTACACCGGTGGCCAAGCGGCTCTGGGAAGGAAGTAACCGGGAAGGCGGAGGAGGCTCGGGTGGATCGGGTGGAGGTGGGATGAGGAAGGCGGCTCGCTTCTCTCAAGAGATGGCACGCGGCAGCGCCATCCAGCAGCAAGGTAGCATGGGACTTGGTATGGGTCTTGGAATGGGCACAGGTGGCCACGGCGGCAGCACCAATGGAAATGGCAATGGCACAAGCAGTGCCACCCCTGAAGGCACCAGTCCAGGTACATTGAGTGCTTATGCCAGTGATTCACCCATCTCTTACCATgatgatgaggaagaggaggaggtggtGGATGATGGCACTGAAGAACAGTACAGACAGATCTGCAACATGTACACCATGTACAGCATGCTTAACGTGGGCGCTACAG GTGAGCGTGTGGAGGCCCTCCCTGACCACTCGGAGACACGGCCCAGGATGCGCGGGCGACAGGATCTTGCCTCTCTCCCCGCTGAGCTTATCGCTCAAATCGGCAACCGCTGTCATCCCAAACTTTACGAGGAGGGCGACCCTGCAGAGAAACTAGAGCTAGTTTCAG GCACCAGTGTGTACATCTCACGAGCTCAGCTGATGAACTGTCACGTCAGTGCAGGAACCAGACACAAAGTTCTTCTGAGGAGGCTGCTGGCTGCTTTCTTTGATAG GAGCACTCTGGCCAACAGTTGTGGAACTGGCATCCGTTCCTCAACCAATGACCCTAGCCGTAAGCCACTGGACAGCCGTGTGTTGCATGCAGTCAAGT TTTACTGCCAGAACTTTGCCACCAGCTTTAAGGAGAGCGAGATGAACGCCATTGCGGCAGACATGTGCACTAACGCTCGGCGTGTGGTACGAAAGAGCTGGATACCCAAGCTGAAGCTGCTAATGGCGGAGGGCGATGCCTATGCCAATTTCCTCCCCGACAGCATCAAGATGGAAGCGGATGGCCTGGGGGCGGAGCCTAACTTTGAGACAGCGAGCTTGGAGGGCGGCGCTGTGGAGACCGGAGGGTCGTCGGGCGAGTCTCTGCAGGGTGTGGGCGGAGAATCCACTTTGTTTCAGTGA
- the LOC127451695 gene encoding nucleus accumbens-associated protein 1-like isoform X1, which translates to MAQTLQMAIPNFGNNVLECLNEQRLQGLYCDVSVVVKGHTFKAHRAVLAASSSYFRDLFNSSSGSKTPTVVELPPAVQPQSFQQILAFCYTGRLSMNVGDQFLLMYTAGFLQIQQIMEKGTEFFLKVSSPSCDSQGLHTEETPPSEPQSPVTQTAAGVAANGGSGVVATVTSRPASCLTPLPLVSRVKTEQPEASPYSVVCTPVAKRLWEGSNREGGGGSGGSGGGGMRKAARFSQEMARGSAIQQQGSMGLGMGLGMGTGGHGGSTNGNGNGTSSATPEGTSPGTLSAYASDSPISYHDDEEEEEVVDDGTEEQYRQICNMYTMYSMLNVGATAGERVEALPDHSETRPRMRGRQDLASLPAELIAQIGNRCHPKLYEEGDPAEKLELVSGTSVYISRAQLMNCHVSAGTRHKVLLRRLLAAFFDRSTLANSCGTGIRSSTNDPSRKPLDSRVLHAVKFYCQNFATSFKESEMNAIAADMCTNARRVVRKSWIPKLKLLMAEGDAYANFLPDSIKMEADGLGAEPNFETASLEGGAVETGGSSGESLQGVGGESTLFQ; encoded by the exons ATGGCTCAGACCCTTCAGATGGCGATCCCAAACTTTGGCAACAATGTTTTGGAGTGTTTGAATGAGCAGCGCCTGCAGGGGCTGTACTGTGATGTGTCCGTGGTGGTAAAAGGCCACACCTTCAAAGCTCACCGTGCTGTGCTGGCGGCCAGCAGCTCCTACTTCCGAGACCTTTTCAACAGCAGCTCGGGCAGCAAGACCCCAACTGTGGTGGAGTTGCCCCCAGCAGTACAGCCCCAGAGCTTTCAGCAGATCCTGGCCTTCTGCTACACCGGCCGCCTCAGCATGAATGTAGGAGACCAGTTCCTGCTCATGTACACAGCTGGCTTTCTCCAGATCCAGCAGATTATGGAGAAGGGCACAGAGTTCTTCTTGAAGGTCAGCTCTCCTAGCTGTGACTCCCAGGGCCTCCATACTGAAGAGACACCTCCTTCAGAGCCTCAAAGCCCCGTAACCCAGACTGCTGCTGGAGTTGCGGCCAACGGAGGTAGTGGGGTGGTGGCTACAGTGACTAGTCGGCCTGCTTCCTGCTTGACCCCGCTGCCCTTGGTTTCTCGAGTGAAAACGGAGCAGCCGGAGGCTTCGCCCTACTCTGTGGTGTGTACACCGGTGGCCAAGCGGCTCTGGGAAGGAAGTAACCGGGAAGGCGGAGGAGGCTCGGGTGGATCGGGTGGAGGTGGGATGAGGAAGGCGGCTCGCTTCTCTCAAGAGATGGCACGCGGCAGCGCCATCCAGCAGCAAGGTAGCATGGGACTTGGTATGGGTCTTGGAATGGGCACAGGTGGCCACGGCGGCAGCACCAATGGAAATGGCAATGGCACAAGCAGTGCCACCCCTGAAGGCACCAGTCCAGGTACATTGAGTGCTTATGCCAGTGATTCACCCATCTCTTACCATgatgatgaggaagaggaggaggtggtGGATGATGGCACTGAAGAACAGTACAGACAGATCTGCAACATGTACACCATGTACAGCATGCTTAACGTGGGCGCTACAG CAGGTGAGCGTGTGGAGGCCCTCCCTGACCACTCGGAGACACGGCCCAGGATGCGCGGGCGACAGGATCTTGCCTCTCTCCCCGCTGAGCTTATCGCTCAAATCGGCAACCGCTGTCATCCCAAACTTTACGAGGAGGGCGACCCTGCAGAGAAACTAGAGCTAGTTTCAG GCACCAGTGTGTACATCTCACGAGCTCAGCTGATGAACTGTCACGTCAGTGCAGGAACCAGACACAAAGTTCTTCTGAGGAGGCTGCTGGCTGCTTTCTTTGATAG GAGCACTCTGGCCAACAGTTGTGGAACTGGCATCCGTTCCTCAACCAATGACCCTAGCCGTAAGCCACTGGACAGCCGTGTGTTGCATGCAGTCAAGT TTTACTGCCAGAACTTTGCCACCAGCTTTAAGGAGAGCGAGATGAACGCCATTGCGGCAGACATGTGCACTAACGCTCGGCGTGTGGTACGAAAGAGCTGGATACCCAAGCTGAAGCTGCTAATGGCGGAGGGCGATGCCTATGCCAATTTCCTCCCCGACAGCATCAAGATGGAAGCGGATGGCCTGGGGGCGGAGCCTAACTTTGAGACAGCGAGCTTGGAGGGCGGCGCTGTGGAGACCGGAGGGTCGTCGGGCGAGTCTCTGCAGGGTGTGGGCGGAGAATCCACTTTGTTTCAGTGA